DNA from Elaeis guineensis isolate ETL-2024a chromosome 2, EG11, whole genome shotgun sequence:
GTACGTGATATTTTAGCTATGCCGATATCCATAGTAGcatcgaaatttatttttaatgtAGGTTGGCGTGTTTTTGATGAAAAGAGAAGTCGGATGACCGGCGAGACGGTGAAGATGCTGCTCTACTTCAAAAATTGGTTAGATGCAGAGACAAGACTTTAAGATAAAGATGGACATTCTACTACATTCTTTGATGACGACAACACAAATGAGACCGACAATTAATAGAATTTTTATCGAGCTAGCACAGAAAAGCAGGAAGTAGAGAGAAGGTCTTGAAGAAGTTCAGTTAAAGCAGAGATAAGTTGGtatgattttatctttttttattaattatattaaattttttaattattgaaatgaGTCACTTCTgtacttttatttcttttatctCCCTCTTCATTGTACTTTGGAGGTCAGGCCTAGCCCCCCTCCCTTCCTGTatcattttgatatttattaataaactGGTAGGGATTTATGCCAAACCCTCCACCTAACAAGATGGCTTTATATTTAATTCCtagtctccaatttttttttaatttattcatgcatattttttaaaaaaatttaaaaaatcctaAACTGGCCGTGCCTTGTCATAGTCCAAACGTGCCGTGCCTTGGCATGGCCCATTTTAAGAGGGCCAGGCTGGCATGCTGGTCGTATCGTGCCTGACCCACGGGTCCTGCTGGCCCAGGCCCTTATAGGCCGTGCTGGGCCTAGGCTGCATCGAAAAACTCTAGCCTAGCTCGGCCTCTCTCTTATGGGCCGTGTCAAGCATGGCATGGCACTATAGCAGATGGGCTGTGGCTGGCACAGCACATCTCGTGTCGGGCCGAACCGGGCTATGGGCGGCCCGGTCCATTGCCTATCTCTAATATAGGGGCATATTTGGATAAGGTTGATCAAATTtgggtgtatatatatataggagcAAATTTGGATAAGATTGATAAGATTTGGACTCAGATCAAGTtagatcaaaattagataatggaTGTTTTACATCGATAATCCAAATCATTGGATGTGatctattatattaaaattacttACACACTAAAAATTACTCCTAATCTATGCATCAAGTAATCAAAAGATAtatgtaatttaattttatttaggttGTCTAATTTTTGACTATTTGATGCATATGCTATGGGTTTcccaatcatatgatttttttttttatgcaagcAATTTTGATATAGTAGATTACATTCAACGGCTTGGACTATTGATATGAAACCTCTATTATAGAATTTTGGTCTGATCGAATTTAAGTCAAAATTCAATCAACTTGATtgaattttgatctgatcgaatttaaatcaaaatccaaTCGACTTGATTCTAACATCAccctatatgtatatacatatataattaatttagatttagttCAATCAAGCTTCAATGTTTCAAGCGTCTGGTGGCTTTAGCCATAGTCGTCAATCTCTCCGACGTCTTTGTGCTCCCCTCCCACTCTTCTTCATCCGTATTGGTATAAAATTGAGGGGAGGATGATGGGTGTCCTGTTAAGGGTTCTTGTTCTTCTCCTCTTCATTGCCGTGGATGTATTCTCTTTTAGAAATAGGCatgcatgtattcatgtcatacaTGTTTTCTTTTCATCTGTGTTGttattctttctttcattttttgtttcTTTCCTCTCACCGGATTTTGTTCTTCTTCTAGGTATCCAGTCTAACATGAAGAGGCTGTATTTTGCAGCCATTACAATCTGAGCCTCCTCTTCCTGTACTCTGCTTTTCAGGTTTCTAGTTTTTCTCAACACTTGttttgtttaaaaaaatagaacttgtcatgcattcttttttttttttctctcttttctcaagCTAAGCATAGTAAACGCAACAAGCAAATGGAAAAGCAATTCAAATAATTCACCAAAGTTTTCCTTTCTGTTTGGATAAGAATGGATGATTTATAAATATGATGTTGCTTTTGCTACTACCGTTTTTTCATGTGCCTTTACCCTCCTAGGTTGGACCTGGGCAAACTTTCTTTTATACACGTAGGCCCTGTGTTTTTGACCTAAGATCTTGTGAAAAATACTTGGCTATACTTAGCAagtactaaaattttaaattctgacACTATGGCCTAAGTCATATTTGATTTTAGATATAACAGGAACAACTTAAGATGTGCAGGCTTCGTAATTTGATATAAGCCCATTTAGcctagtattattattattattattattattatttttctagtAAGAAATTTATCTTAGTCTATTTAACCAAACCCCATTTAGCCTAGCCTTATTCAACCCAATAACTCAAGCTAATTTGAACCAAATTTCTCAGGTTGGTTCGAATTCATTTTTTATACAGTCAGTTTAGTTACAATTGCAAGTTTAGAATTGATTTAAATCTATCCAGTTTTGAAAATAACTTTAAACCAACCTGACTCCAATCATGTACAACTCTATATTTTACAACTCAACTTTAGCTATGTGCATAACACATAACTCTCTACTATTATCTTACACATATCCAGCCTCATGTGCATTAATTTCTTTCCCCAAAATATGGAGTTCGTATGTGGAAATTTGTAAGGAGCTCAAATCAAGTATCAACATTATTGTAGTGTCGTTTACAATGATATAAAGAAGTTAACATTACCAAGAATGATGCTGAAATTTATTGCTTCCAATGCGGAGCATCTCTTCAAGTGCTGGGTTCACTTGGTTACCTTGAGTAGATTGTGGTTtttgaagaacaaaaaaagatTATTATATTGTAATCTTTGAAGAACAAAAATAAACTATTAGTTTCCTTTTTGTATTTGCTTCATGTTGTTTGTTGTATTTTTATTGTTAACTGATAATCTATGATTACTAGATCATGTAGTCGTAACCACATAGAACTAAACCTTTGGGCATGTTTGATATACCAAAGTTTCATTTCATCAGTTTTGCTGTAACTACTCTGTTCTTCATGTTGTCAGTGCAATCATTTAGACCCCAAATTTCCATCTCCATATAACGGCTCAGAATAGTTATTTTATCTCACTTCCTCGATTACCGTATCCGTGTCTGTGAACATTCCAGCTGACATAATTATAACAAGGTAGTAGCCCTGAAAATGAATGTGATCTGCAAAATGCTTAAACATATATGATTGCATAATTCATCCAACAAGCATAAAAGCATACTCGATGATCCCAATTTAATAGATGTTTACATACTCCGCATGAAGGGCTACCTCTGGCCTCTGTTTCAAAAGCTACCAGGAAAAATGACTACACTTATTTACTAATTGTTCAAGCCTCTACGAAAGCAACTTCAGGGTTACTCCGTCTCTAGATATTTTTATACGTTACATTATTGCTCTTAATTAGCAGAAATCCAGCACAACATCCAAACCAATTAACGTTATATTGTTATAGTTTCTGCAACAATCTTGTATAAAGTTCTTGCCACCAAAGTTTACGATTCACTCATATGTTAATTGCATATCGCGATTACCCCAGCAGCACACCGGGAGTGCAATTCTACAGTTTCTGATTTCAAGCTAACCTTCAAACAATCTAACCATATTGTTTTTCATATCCTTTTGTCTCACTTGCTTAGTTCTAAAGCACTTGTCCCATAAAACGTTCTGCAACTAAATTTGATTCTAAGCTATTCTTACATTATTAAGTAGACATTCCATCCTCCATGGTTTTTAATAACCTTATAGAGTACGCTTGCGAAATAATCGGTGAGACTGGAGTGTTTTAAAAAGAtaaattgtgtgtgtgtgtgtgttgtgcaATTATGGAAGCAAGAGTGTAAATTGAGTAGTTGATTATACCCTCGTAGAATCTGGATGATCTTATATGTGAGACAATAACTAACGACATTAGCATCTGAAGCAGCTGAAAAGAGGAACAACAAATGAAATGGCAAAGGAATAAGGTCAGACGTAGCATATAATCATAATAGATGTTGGTAATGAAGAAATGAAAGTGCCTTCATATCCATCACTGTTATTTTTTCATTTTTACATGAGATCAAATTATATAATCTCTGGTGCCTCAGTTCCTAATTATTTGAGGAGAATAAGTTGATGGAGGTGGTCAGTGCAGGAAATGTATGTGAAGGTGCTGGTGGCATCATATTAGGGATAGCTATATGAGCatgataattaattaaaataatcaaCTCCATACAATAAGGCACAGACCTCGGCAGGCTAAACCTTGTTTCTTGACTCCGTCTCATAATTTCGTATTGCGGAAAGAAAACACTTGCCGATTGTTCTTTTGCTGCCCGTATCCATTCAATTGGCTTTACGCTAGCTCTGGGTCGCTCCAACGGAGAATGCGACAACCCGGGAAGCAGGAGGAGATGGCTTGGGCCACTGTAACGTGCTTGTTATAAGAAACCAAACCTGCAAGTAGGGGGAATTAGAGTTGGAAGGATTTATCAAAAGACATGATGCACTGAGGCTTGGTTTTTTCAGGAGGCGCCCTCCATGTGGATGGTCGAAATCAGATAAATTATGCGATAAAGAGACAGCAACTAGCAGCCTATGAAGCTACGTACATATATCGTCTCTTCTGGCCTCTCCACTCTCAGCAGCGAGAAAATTAACTTTCATATCAACGAAAAAAGCAATGTTCTAGAGAACTTTTAGGATAAGGACTGCTTAAGAAAGAGCGGGCAAGAAAAAGTATGACACAAATTAGAAGGCCAAAAATTTCTTGTTCAAGTTGATATATAGTAGCTCAAAGCCATGACGCATGGGAAACATAAAGAGACACCCAAGTACATCGCTAGATGATTCCAAGAAGCATATACCATCCTGTGTTCCACGCACTGTTTGGTAGGACAAACTCGATAGTAAAGGCACAAGAAATTAACATAAAAAGATACCCAAGTACAACGCCCAAAGATTCCAAGAAGTCTATATTCTGTCTTCCACCTTTTGGAAGGACATGAATGAACCATCTTTTATCACTATCATATATATGTAATCTTCTGTGAGAACATGGAACTCATCCCCTTTGTATGCTCCTCCATTTTCATTTGCATTCCTTTTGCATTTtgcaatctctcttttttttttttttttttttttgcccccgtTCCACGGAACAGTCAGTACCGGTCACCAAGTCAAGAAAGACCAACCAAGTGACGATGAACGGTCTCGGTGATCCAAAGCTTCATTTCGTTTTTGTTCCTTTTTTGGCCCAAGGACACATGCTTCCCATGATTGATCTAGCCCACCTGCTTGCCAAGCGTGGTGTGCTTGCAACCGTGATCACCACACCCTTCAACGCCTCACGAATCAAGAACACCATTGATCGTGCAGGGGAGGCCGGCCTACCGATCCGTTTCGTCCCACTACGATTCCCATGTGCGGAAGCTGGACTACCAGAAGGCTGCGAGAACGTCGATGTCATCCCTTCGGCAAACCTAGCAAAGAACTTTTTTGCAGCAACCAGTCTATTAGGACCACCACTCGAAACATATCTCCGAGAACAGCAGCAGCCCTATCCCAGCTGCATCGTTTCGGATTTTTGCAACCCATGGACTCGGGAGGTTGCTTCCAGACTGGGCGTACCATTATTCACATGCCATCCAGTGTGCTGCTTCTATCTCCTAGGCGTGCACAACATTCTTCACTCTAGTATCCACGATGCCATCGCTGATGAGACGGAGCCTTTTGTGGTGCCTGGTCTGGCGCACAAGATCGAGGTAACGAAGGCCCAAACTCCAGGCATTTTCCCTGGAAACGAGTGGGAGGAGATTCGCGAAGAGATAAGAGCGGCAGACCGAGAGGCCGATGGCATACTGGTAAACAGTTTCAGCGAACTGGAGCCATGGTACGTGGAGGGGTACCGAGAGGTCGTGGGGAAGAAAGTTTGGGCCCTTGGACCGCTCTCTCTCTGCAACAAAGATGCAGCTGACATGGCTGCTCGGGGGAAGAAGGCATCCATCGACAAAGATCGATGCTTGAGATGGCTTGACTCGATGAAGCCGAGGTCGGTCGTTTATGTTAGTTTTGGCAGCATTACGTACGTGCCACCTTCCCAAATCATCGAGGTAGGAGCAGGTCTGGAGGCTTCGAACCATCCATTCATTTGGGTAATCAAAGAGATCGAGATCTCGCCAGAAGTGGAAAGATGGCTATCGGGGAGGTTTGAACGGAGGACAAGTGCAAGGGGTCTTATCATAAAGGGGTGGGCGCCCCAACTGATGATCCTCTCGCACCCTGCGGTTGGGGGATTCATAACACACTGCGGGTGGAACTCATCACTGGAAGCCATCTCGGCAGGAGTGCCGATGATAACATGGCCCTTCTTTGCGGATCAGTTTCTCAATGAGAGATTAATCGTGGATGTTCTGAGAACCGGAATCACGGCTGGCGTCAAAAATCCCTGGAACTGGGGGACCGTTAGCGACGGAGTGTATGTGAAGAGAGATGATGTAGAGAAGGCAGTGCGTAGCTTGATGGATATAGGGGAGGAAAGGGAACGGAGAAGGGAAAGAGCGACGGAACTCGGTGAGAAGGCTAGGAAGGCTGTGGAGGAAGGAGGATCATCATATGTCAACGTGACGCTCTTGATCGAGTTTGTACGCAACAAGCTACTCCATTCTTGCAATGCTCTTGGTTCTTATCAGCGCTAGAGCTTCGCCATTCATGCTGCAGCTATGTAATACTATCCGCTGTTGTTCCCTGCTCCATGTTCCTATATCCATGTCTGTGAATTTGCCGGCTTTAATATTTATGCACTATTTCTGAATTGTTTCGTGCGAGAATACGGCATCACTTAAAATTCAATAGTACATCTATATCATCAAAACAAGGGTCAGATGCTGATTGCTGAGGCCTGAGATTAACGGTACCGAGATAATAAACTTCTACGTCTCTTTAATGCAACCTCTCATTCTCCCGTTCTGCAACTCCAGCAGATTCTGGAGTCTCTGAATTAGGGCACCATCACAACTTGAAATCATGGGCCCGGTTACGTCACTGCTGAAGGCCTTTTATGTTATACGTACGGTAACTTCTTCTCCCTTCCTATGAACTCAAACTGGATTCTTTCTCATCCGACTTTGTCACGACTTCATAATGACAAGCAGATCATACTCGCATGGTCAGTTTTGCCAACAACGAATGCAATGGCTTTTTCACTACCTTTTCATGCTTCGCACTTTGGTAAGAGCAGAATTCGAACCATCATTGAGAGGTGATGGACGACAGCCAGCAACTAGATACTACTGCCCTGCAAAAGGGAGCTGCAAATAAAACCAATTTATATAACCCAAAACAAGCAACAAAAAAGAGTAAGGGCACCAATTGGCCGAGTTGGTAGAGCCTCCTAGTGTTGATGCGAAGGTTAAATTTCCGCCCTCACAACATTATTCGATGGACACTTTATCCCTCCTTTTCTCAAGAAACACAACTAATTTTCCCATCCGTTTTAGACAAGTATTATTTCCATGGAACTAATGTAAAGAAGGTAGTAAAATGTTAAATTCACAAAAATGATTTGGATTGCCGGGTTGATGATTGCTACGCCATGATCTTGTTTgcctttttaattttttacctTTTCCTATGTGCTTTTATCCATCTCCGCCGGGAAAGAATGTATAGCACGATTTAATCGAAGATGGAGCATAGGGATACCTTTGtggaccaaaaaaaaaatgataaatacaTAAGAAACGTAACAGAACATTTGATATCTTAGCCAAAAGGCCCCGTCATATATAATAGGAGTGGCAATCGGGTCGGATCGGATATAAATGGATCAGATCAAATATGGATcggattaaaaaattttgaatcgaGATCCtacctatttattaaaaaaatcaaattttaaaatttgaatccacctatttaataaatagactaCTCGACTCAACTTGTTTACGACCTATTtataatacattaaaaaaaaacctTGCCCATTTAAaagaataatgaaataaaaaaccTACTCTCCTCTTCGTCGTCTCCGATCTCTATGGCTCTACCCTCATCGCATCTCCGCTCGACCATGGTTGACAACATCTTCCAGATCTTCTCCACCTTCGACGGCTACTTATCCCAAAAGAAACTCTCTGAGAAACAACTCCATGATGGCAGCCTTGACAGCAGCAGCATCATCGACGGGGACGACCACCTGTCGATCTCATCTATCAATCAGATACTCTGATTTCTGGACCACCAGATATGCCTCTTCGGCCTCCGACCTCCACCCTTGCTACGCTCTCAGCTGCCTCTAGCTCTATTCGATCAGAGCTCTTGACCACCTCCGACTCCACACTAGAATGCTTGACCATGCTCTCGCCACCTCCAACTCTGCCCAACCAAAGCGCTCAGCTGCCTTCGACTCCGCCCTTGATGGTTTAACTGCGCTCTCATCATTTCTAGCTCCACCCAATCGGAGCTCTTAGTAGCCTCCGGCTCCACCCTTAACAGCTTGATTGTGCCTCGACCGCCTCTGACTACACCCTTGATGGCTTCATCGTGCCTTGGTCGCCCTTGATCCTCCACGGCTCCATCCCACTAGGATCTCGTTgcaactctgataccacttgtgggGGAAGGATCCCTCACAAGTGCGGAATACGGATCCCTTCATCCAAGATCTTAATATTGGTGACTGTGTCGACACCGcaacagaaaaaaagaagagataaaataAAAGACACAATCAAATACATTGTTTAGCTCAAGGCTTATCTCTATGGGACATACAAGTTttactatgaaagaaaaaaataagtacaagaggagatcataccCTCTTATCTCTCATATACAaacctctctcaacaagaagcacaaTCCTCACAAAAGTTCTCACAAAATCTTTCAAAGAAATCCTCTTATAGGCTTGCCGTGCTAGGATCCTCAACGTCTCTGGACGCTTCCTATGATGCTCTCAATTACTACATCATGCCTCAGCCTCAGCTCCTATACTCACAGCTACTCCCATGCACGGTCATTCTAAGACACTCTCAACTGCTTGTGCAGCTGCTCACGCCAAACTCCTCCTTCATGGGCCATCAGGTTCCTTTTTATAGATCTGAAACTCAGTCTGGATCAAAAACAGGTTTTTATCAGGACTCAACAACATCCCTGACCGTCCGATCGCTCCGCACACTCTCTGGGCCACCCGATCATGCAAAACAATATGTAGACTGTGTGAATGGACCGCACACAGGCCGTGAACCATCCTCCCCTCGCATGCCACATCACCTACGCATGCCCTCGAGTCCCGTGCATCATGATTTTTCATGTTCGAACGGGGGCAATCCATGGTGGATGTGTGGATTGCGATTAAAAACCCCCCTGCATGCATTCTGGGCCGCACGTTGGCCCAGCGCACAGCAGGTCCAGGCCACATGCACTGCAGTGGCCTGGGCTACAGGCTAGGCCTACGGGCCTACCTTCGGGCTACATTTTCAGATTTTTCATATCGTGCGCTATGTGCTGGGTTT
Protein-coding regions in this window:
- the LOC105047138 gene encoding UDP-glycosyltransferase 73C1-like — encoded protein: MNGLGDPKLHFVFVPFLAQGHMLPMIDLAHLLAKRGVLATVITTPFNASRIKNTIDRAGEAGLPIRFVPLRFPCAEAGLPEGCENVDVIPSANLAKNFFAATSLLGPPLETYLREQQQPYPSCIVSDFCNPWTREVASRLGVPLFTCHPVCCFYLLGVHNILHSSIHDAIADETEPFVVPGLAHKIEVTKAQTPGIFPGNEWEEIREEIRAADREADGILVNSFSELEPWYVEGYREVVGKKVWALGPLSLCNKDAADMAARGKKASIDKDRCLRWLDSMKPRSVVYVSFGSITYVPPSQIIEVGAGLEASNHPFIWVIKEIEISPEVERWLSGRFERRTSARGLIIKGWAPQLMILSHPAVGGFITHCGWNSSLEAISAGVPMITWPFFADQFLNERLIVDVLRTGITAGVKNPWNWGTVSDGVYVKRDDVEKAVRSLMDIGEERERRRERATELGEKARKAVEEGGSSYVNVTLLIEFVRNKLLHSCNALGSYQR